A stretch of DNA from Glycine max cultivar Williams 82 chromosome 18, Glycine_max_v4.0, whole genome shotgun sequence:
GATCATTCTTATCgagagtttgatgttattagaaaaTAAGAGTTAGATATTATTAAAGGTGGGAATTTTGTATTTAAGAATAATACACTAAATGAAGGTATGATGAAtgctataaaaacaaaaaactaaaaaatgatttacattttggtcaatttttttaacttgttaactcgttgactcaatggtaaactcgagagtctaTCAAGTTTACTTAAAGTTTATAGAGTTTGTTCAGAGTctattaaaaaaagagtttacttaAGAGTCAACTCACGCAGATGACAAGTGAACTTTTAAGAGTTAGCGAGTTAACTCGAAAGTTTAATAATCATGATAGTGAGAAGCTTCATCATATTCACAACTACTCAGTTGAGTCCGAGACAAACAAATCAACTCTTGCTGGTGTCTAGATTATATGCTAGTTTGcaacattttgattttattccaACTTGTATTTCACTCtattattttgaatgaaatacTATAAGTTTCTtgctgtcaaaaaaataaacttgagCAAAAACTATTCATGCTGTTTAAGCAGGAAATATTCTTTAGTCAAATTGGTATTATATACGGTGTTGGCAGTAGCTGTTTCTAGTGATGGTGACTTCTACTGAGGTATCTGTTTTTCAGTAGCCATAATCCTATATTACAGTTAGAGTCACAAACCTTTTCAACTTGGATAAAAAGTCCGTGTTGATTCTTATTTGAGTCTTGTGCGATCACGTTATCATAAATGAATATTGTCAATTATTGCATCTGATCATTACTTTATTCATGTGCAGGTTTTACGTACTTGTTTCCAAGTTATCTGAATTACTCTATGTATGCATAGATGAAGGTCTACGTCTTATTTAGAGAAATGAAATTCATAAATTCACCATATATgacttaattattgttttaacctttgaaatttaaaaatattttttttagttcttgaattttgataaattgtCTTTTTAGTCTTTTGTTGATACTTTGTCACGGTTTTTATTgtcataaattgttttttattttttagctgccaaaatttatattttaaaactactaATTAGTATTAGTTTTCTGGAGTCTTTTGGCGCAGAAGAAATGAGGTCTGGGAAGGTATTCAAAAACCTCCAGAACTTTCTCTTCAATTATCAAAACTCGCACTCTCTGAATGGCAGCAACTTCAATCAATTTCCTCGCAccttatatttattgttatgtGTATGCTTtagctccaaaaaaaaaaagtactgtATTTGCTAGTAAAGATGTGAAGGAATTTCCAGATTTTTCCTTAGCCCTATGCATAACTAGTATTTTTAGTGCTGGAACTTTTATCTTTTCCTGAAAGCATAACATGCTTATTGATGCATCCAATACTTCTAAGTTTAACCGTCgactatttcttttttcttatttgataatttaactAGATGTTGTGTGGACTTGGATTGTCTGCGGTCATAATCCAAGAACTTcatatatttcattaattttgtaatgtttggaaaataaaacatagGGCAGAGATTCAACTTTCCCTCTCTCTATCTGCAGCTAAACCACATGTGTACCTTAAGATATACACGTGTCAAGCCATAAGTAAGATATTTCTTTATTAtgaaaaggactaaaaaaatactaagcAATACATTTGAGTTTCTTTGATTAGGATATAACTGGATCGATCAGATAGCCAAATTGGTTCTGAGTCAGAGAGATTAATATATTCctccaaaaaaaacttttgactaGTTTGGcaaaatgaaggaaaacaacGACAGAGAGATGAATTtggtttatttaaatatataaagtttttggaagcaaaaatgaaaattttaaacttgCTTATACGGATGTATAATTAAGTAGCAATCTGAACTGATGTAAtaatctcttctctctctctcttttttgaaTCTTTCGGTAATTCTGAAGCTTAACACTGAAGAAACTGGTGAAGTTGGGAATTTCCTTTAATTGCAGCATGAGGAATGTTTGTGTTCCTAGAACCACATGCAACACGTAGAAGAGACAAGGAGAGAGACAGAGGAAGAGGCAGAGAGAGGAGAAGAACAAGGAGCTTGTTATCATCGTAGGGTCCATGGATGTAATGGGGTGCAATCACCTTCATGAGATTATTATCCGACTCACCAgaattaatttatgtttctaTTAGACAATAACTGAGAAGAAGGATTATGTACCtaaagtgtaaaataattttatacaataaattattatttatgataaatttataaatttttataaaattatgttaaaggTCAAATACATTTTTgtgattagataataatataaaataaaattattattttatattttcagtgcattatcattaaattcataataatCCATGTTGAATTTTTCTCCGCCTGAAAATACTCCAAGACTCTAAGTTAACATAATTTCATGAAAACTGAAAATTGGATCTGTTGGCTACTATGTGGGGTCAATTAGCACCATCTTTACGTAAGTAAAACACCACCTCAAATATTATGGTAGTTGTTggttaaaaatactaataatattatCATTGGTTATCGAGATTGAAGAGCACTGAAATGACAATAACCGATGCTTGAATTTGAATAAACGACACAAGTCCTCATAGGCTTGTGTGGCAATAAGATCTCCTTAATACTGGTGGAGATAGAAAAAGCTTGAATACCAACCGCAAAGTGAAGGACTAAGAGTGACAAAAAACCTTGCAGGCACAGTATGCTGCCACGTGTCGGCTGATCCATCCTGTATGTGTGGATGTAAGGCTTCTATGACCAATCCTTTTGTGTACACTCACTCTACCAAGCAACTACTATAAGTCACAGCCTCTGGTCACAAGCCACTTAGCATTGAATTTGCAATTGAAGTTAAAAGCCTTAGCCTTCCCTACAACTCCAAACACAAAGACATCATCATCCATGGCTGCCTCCGTCTCCACTGTCGGAGCTGTCAACAGAGCTCTTGTATGATGCCTTTCCCACTTTAATTTGTTACACTTgcactttttttaattacaattacCCTTATTAAGGTCTTATTTCATATGCATGTTTTTCAATGCAAGTACTTCACTCccctactttttttctttttacatgtcAATGATGccatgatatttttaataaaaaaattacgatCATGTTTTTGTTCTCCTTTAATTTCCCTTACACTTTTTTTTCCCACTTAGTCATCAATGCTTAAACCTTAAAAATGGTAATGATTAAATGATGAATAGCTAAAATTCAAAGTGTGACTTAAAAAAGTGTAAGGGGATGTAAAAACGAGTAGGCTCAAATGAATGAATATACCTCATGTAGGCATGTAGCCTTGTGCCATTTTCAAATAAGTTGTTTACTTTATCTTCATTTTACGTGTCATAGTGGCATAGTTACATGATAAGTTCAAATGATTGAAGCTATCAAGTGGCTTCGTGTGCATGTTTATACAactcatcattgttgcatgatATAACATattgaaatcttaaaaaattaacgATGACACCCCATAATtggaaaaatgttttattagttctGTACTTTTAATCAAATATGGTTCAaagtctttatatttttatattaatgaatttagtcttttaaattttgaaaaaattacgaatttaatccattttaaattttttttttatcatgttataGAAAGTTAGAAGAGACAAAATCTACATGGCATTTATAGTTtgagaataaaattcattaatataaaaGTGCATAATTCTTCACTATATTTGACCGAAGATACtatacaaaaacatattttctaaaaagaatTAAGGAGAAGAGAGAGCAAATGTTTGAAGTactgaatatttattttactgtGACATTGCAGTTGAACCTGAATGGTTCTGGAGCTGGAGCTTCAGCTCCCAGTTCAGCCTTCTTTGGGACCAGCTTGAAGAAGGTTATTGCCTCAAGGGTCCCCAACAGCAAGGTTTCCGGTGGAAGCTTCAAGATTGTTGCTGtagaagagaagaaagagatTGAAGAGACCCAGCAGACCGACAAGGACAGATGGAAGGGTCTTGCCTATGATATCTCAGACGACCAACAAGACATCACAAGAGGAAAGGGTTTGGTTGACTCCCTTTTCCAAGCTCCACAGGATGCTGGAACTCACTATGCAGTCATGAGCTCCTACGAGTACCTCAGCACTGGACTTCGCCAGTAAGTAGTcactatttattgtttttttttgttagttttgttagcagAAGATATCGAATTTGCAACTTTTCCCCTCTTCGCTTCTCGTTTATCCATCCAACCCACCTTATATATATCTCCCACTAGTTTAGTGTTGTTTACTTCTATTTTGTTATGAACCTGACCCTTAATTATGATATGATGGTGTTTAAATTAGGTACTTGGACAACAAAATGGATGGATTCTACATTGCTCCAGCTTTTATGGACAAGCTTGTTGTTCACATCTCCAAGAACTTCATGACCCTGCCCAACATCAAGGCATGTTAATTACTAGAAAGAAACACGTTCTCTGCATCAAACTACTGATCTTAGctttttgcaaaattgggagacacattcattttttatttttttttcaatttttgcaaACAGGTTCCTCTCATTCTTGGTATCTGGGGAGGCAAGGGACAAGGAAAATCTTTCCAATGTGAGCTTGTCTTTGCCAAGATGGGAATCAAGTGAGTTTCTAGCTGAACTAGCCCCTCCATTATGTGCATTTTTAGATTCACGTTAGTTCATCCAAAACCACATTGAAATATCAGCTCAgctaatgtaattttatatataaaatcactTGTTCGATGTCATGCTGAGGAATTGATTTTGACTTTTAAACGGCTTTAAAAGTAACTTTTGTGTGTTGGGTCCAAAATTTTATAGTAAATTTGGGCTGTTAACttgctaattttaaaataaaatcgtctaaatataaatcatttcacCTCAAAATAAGTTTTACAAAAGCTCACTCAAACACACACAATGGAAAGAACTGATGTCTTGCTATACTCATGCTGCATCAAagatttgaattattattgaaCCTCACAACTAAAAAATCCAACACTCTTTAACTTTTAAACCCCTTTGTGGTATTGTGATTGATTCCATTACAGCCCCATCATGATGAGTGCTGGAGAGTTGGAAAGTGGAAATGCAGGAGAGCCAGCAAAACTGATCAGGCAGAGATACCGTGAAGCTGCAGACATGATCAAGAAGGGAAAGATGTGCGCTCTCTTCATCAACGATCTTGATGCAGGAGCTGGTCGTCTTGGTGGAACCACACAATACACTGTGAACAACCAGATGGTGAATGCCACTCTCATGAACATTGCTGATAACCCCACCAATGTGCAGCTTCCAGGTATGTACAACAAGGAAGAGAACCCCCGTGTTCCCATCATTGTCACCGGTAACGATTTCTCAACACTCTATGCACCTCTCATCCGTGATGGGCGTATGGAGAAGTTCTACTGGGCACCAACAAGGGAAGACCGCATTGGTGTTTGCACCGGAATTTTCCGCACTGATGGTATTCCTGAACAGGACATTGTCAAGCTTGTTGACACCTTCCCTGGCCAATCCATTGGTAAGAACCAAGCACTACAACACTAAGGTGTAGAATTTGGTGGTACATGTGCTAAAATGGaacaaaacataatatataaattctatTCAATGTTTGATATGTTCTAAAAATAGAACATCACGGTTAGAAATCTCGCATTGACTAGTGATATACTCAAAATAGTCTATATAAATAGAAGACCATCCTCACCTGATGAGATACTTTTAATATTGAATTAGAATCAAACTCAAATTCTAACCTAGTATCAGACCTGTCTTATAAGATGTTAACTAAGGATTTGTATAGTAGGCTATGCACTGACTTTTACAAACTACATGTATAATAAGTTTGCTGATTTTTACAATAACTACCTTAAAAGTCGTAACAGCAAATCCTGATTGATTGACATTTATTCTAATAGTGCATAGCCATTAAACTCTTGCAATAATATCACCATTGTTTTTCACTTTGGatcttattttcaaatatttgtatAGAACTAGTGAAAACAAGAATGACTAAAGAGAAAATACTAATGTTATCCCATCCCATGTTGTACTGCAGATTTCTTTGGTGCACTGAGGGCCAGAGTATATGATGATGAAGTGAGGAAGTGGATTTCTGGTGTTGGTGTTGACAGTGTTGGGAAGAAGCTTGTGAACTCAAAAGATGGACCTCCAACCTTTGAGCAGCCCAAGATGACTCTGGAGAAGCTCTTGCTGTATGGTAACATGCTTGTCCAAGAACAAGAGAATGTCAAGAGAGTCCAATTGGCTGACAAGTACTTGAACGAGGCTGCTCTTGGAAATGCTAACGAGGATGCTATTCAGAGGGGAACTTTCTTCCAGTCTTGAATTGGAGGTTTGTATCTAGCTTAATGTTCCTTCAACTTGCAATTAATTATAGTGTTAGGTTCCAATATCACTTGGTCTAAAATtgttgaattgtttttttttctgtgcaGGCAAAGCAAACTTGGCAAGTAAATATTTCTGTTCGTGAAGGTTGTTGTACTAATCCAAGTGCTAGAAGTTGTGATGGAACTTGCGTGTAACATTCTTAGCATTCTCAATGTCTTAGGTGCAAAGAGAAGATGCTAAGTTTGAGATGATCTtactatatttttcatattggaCCGTCTTCCTCTATAATTTTGAGTTACAGTGTCCACTTAAATTGAATTTGGTGCCTTTTCCTTTTGTCCTAtattcttgatttatttttttaaaatttatttcttttgtttgacGTACAAATATTAGTACATATCTAGCCCTTATAGCTTCATTTTCAAGTGCTAAGGATCTGAAGAACTTGGAGAGAAAGGTCAAGTTCAGAGCTCAATAATGAATGGCAAGCGGCCACCAAATCATAAACATTACAAATTGTTCCTTATATACAGTAACTACTTTAGGCCCAAAAAGAAATGAGCACCCAAACCACTTATCAAATAACTCCCATCAGATGTTGCACTGATAACACTCTTTTAACGTgatctttcatttttcatatgtTACACTGTAATGTTCTTTTAGCATATGTACCCTTATGTAAGTGTCGATGGACATTTTCATGAATGAATTATTGACCCCCCGccaaaaaagaaataacacCAAGAAAATGTTATGCATAATGCATATATGACCAGAGTGGGGCTAGGCTATTTATATGGTTGAGGACTTAAGGAACATATAAATCATGATTAGATGAGACAAGTAAAGTTCGTAGTCTTTCTAATCGCTCGAGAGTAGTGGAGAGCCTAGTTATGTTTGGATAATCGTTTGGGGAGTCCAAGATACTTATGCCTTACTAAACTCAGTTTACTATTATGTTTGGTTGTCCCTAAAAAAATTTTGCACCTACGTTTTGTGACTAAATTGAGTTTGTGTCTATGTGTTGGAAGTAATATATGGgttgtttttgaaaatttatttttcgttgGCAGTATTTATTCAACAACACaagtaaaagatttttttattagtattatcgaaactaaacttattttatcgacatacttttgaaaaaattattcaaacgtAAATTAGATTAtagtaaactcttttttttttttttttatcaaacttgAGTTTACATCAtacttttgattcaaattttttatgcaaattttattccaaacgcacttcaatatatttttaagtggGGTGTAACTAATGTGACTTTCTCTTTATTTGTGTCTATgcaattagagaaaaaagaaatggaagaaTAGAGATTCGATAGAAATATTAACTTTTTGTTTGAGaggagaaatattaaaaaaaaagtctcattaatttttcacttttttttagagatgagaaatgtgaaaaaaaaagttttatatgggatccattaaaaaaaattctcctcCCCTTAAATTGTCATGAAATAAGGAAGATGAACTctctctttttaaaaaaaaaaaaagaattgatattttttaataacaatttttttaaaaaaataaaaaatattttaatgttaataaaaaataatagagtgatagtttaatttatttaattaggttataactaattttaattaatataaaaaaattcatataacttatttatttatttttactttttcaaataaGTGAAgagaaatttatcttttttattatttctctctATTTAAGCCCATTTttacattctatttttttatattctttttctccatttcaCTTATGACGTGAAGGAGCATTAGAGCTAGCACTAAACTTTGGGTGGAGGTAGTCAAGTTTGCCACGAGCCCACGAATAGACAAGACGTGCATTTTGCTACAACTCGCATATATTTTTGGGCTAGTAATTTGGGTTCGTAGAGTACACAAAGATTCACTAAAAATCGATTTTCACTCAAATGCActtttcataacttttttttatacatgcaCTTTCATAACTATGCGGTACTAGTATTGTAATTTAACTCACATAAGTTTAGAAGATACgcttaattcaaaaataaaattatacatatatatttgtaaatttgatTGGTTTGAATTAAATCAAGTTCCAAAATCTAATTTAGAAATGGATTTAAGAGTATTTATAATGGGAGTTGCTTAATaggttgtttaaaaaaaaaaattgtgtcatatatgattttgagttacttaaaattaaataaaattatttatataagaaattattGTTTATGAATTGCATAActttgtattaaatatacaagagaaaaatctaatatttatgaattaagtaacttgttaataaaaatatttattggagAGAAAATTAATTGAGTTGTTAAAGATTGGGGCGTTATAAATCAGTTGATTATATCAACAACATTGAAGATATTTTATTCTTcctattttcaatattttgttttttgagcttaatcttttttgttcattttttttttaattttttgttgtattaGATAAATCTACATACAGTCTTATTctgtaagttatttttttttggtgcgTGTGTATACAGtgacaataataaaatttgaacctaGAATTTTGTAAACTATCCAAATCTCTTACTATTAGTTTTAATAACTATGTGTCATTTTTAACTGTGCACCTTTATATAGCAGACGTTCAAGCATACCACaaggtaattaattattttgtcaaaaagaagaaaggataataaaaaatgttaacattaccaataatgataattttattttattataatttagggtaaaatcatgaaaatgagTTTTGTAAACTAAGAcacatcatattttttatctattaagaTATAAagtgttaaaattataatttacacTAATTTTATGTGATAATATTTAAacgaataaaaacataaaagaaatcaaaatatgagatatttactattaaaatgtactgtgtatataaaaaagaaagcaaattaGAAAAGAAGTTCACCCTAACAAGTGCgtattcaatttaaatatttttttactgcattcaatttaaatatataaagattgataatcacaactttttgaaagaaaatgtaatTACTAATGTCTGAACATATCGATATCTCCTAAAGGTCGGTTTCCCGTTTTGACAAGCTAATAAAAATTGGTGTATATTTGATATTTCAAAAGCCAAACTTATCCACAccattatattttatgttatttttacctGAATGTTCAGACATTTATTGTCACTTAAAACATAAAACAAGGCGTGGAAAATGACAGCTTTCTTTGCTGAGTTGACGCTGACTCTCAATTAATTATATCTGAAACACTGTGAAACATATAGTATAATCCAGAATGAAACTCTTGCccatcaaattaataatattaaattaattaactttccaTCATATTCCAGTAAtacatgaatttaaaaattaaacaaagaaggaaaaaattgtCTCATCCATATAAATTGTAAAGAAAGAAACACTTGACATCACATGCCATCCACGTTCAGCTATACAACCCTCCAAGTATGGCCTACATGCAAGCATATGCATAGTGAATAACATTTTAAAGGAAAAGAACAATAGGATGAGACAGcaacacataaaataaaatggtaTAAAGctgacttaaaaaaatgaaaggaagtGGAAGTGGAAGTGGGCGATGATGATGAGATACAAAAATGGTAGTAGAGCTAGGTTCAGTCACAATCCATGGTAAACACTAAACATGTGAGAGAATTCAAACAAACAAGTAAGAACCACGTTTCAGTTTATAACCCACAAACACAACACCACATTATTTATGCTTATTACTTAATGCTTGCTCTTgataattgaaacaaaaaaaatatgaagtatGTAACATGTGAATAGAGTTTTGCTCTGTCTCACATGATGGCCAAAACCAAAACACCTGTGCTTGTGCTTCATCTCTGTGTTCTGACCCTTATGGCCACAAACCTTGGAAAATGTCAGCAAGAAGAGTTTTTCTTCAACGggtttggtggtggtggtgcctCCAACATAACCTTAAACGGAGGAGCAGCGATTGAGCACAAGGGCCTACTTCGTTTAACAAACGACAATCAGAGAGTAATCGGGCACGCGTTTTATCCAACACCAATTCAGTTCAAGCACAAAAACGCCAAAGTTGTATCCTTTTCCACCGCTTTTGCGTTTGCAATCATCCCACAGTACCCAAAACTCGGTGGCCACGGTTTCGCCTTCACCATTTCACGCTCCACATCGCTTAAAGATGCGTACCCTAGCCAGTACTTGGGCCTCCTTAACCCAAACGATGTGGGGAATTTCTCAAACCACTTATTTGCAGTGGAATTCGACACCGTCCAAGACTTCGAATTCGGAGACATCAACGACAACCATGTCGGCATCAACCTCAACAACATGGCATCCAACAAATCCGTGGAAGCTGCGTTTTTTTCCCGAAATAATAAGCAAAACCTCAATTTGAAGAGTGGTGAAGTGACTCAAGCATGGGTTGATTACGATTCCTTAAAAAACAACTTAGAAGTTAGACTCTCCACAACTTCCTCCAAACCCACTTCACCAATTTTGTCATACAAAGTAGATCTCTCACCGATTCTCCAAGATTCCATGTACGTTGGGTTCTCCTCTTCAACAGGGTTACTCGCGAGCTCCCACTACATCCTCGGTTGGAGCTTCAAAACAAACGGAGACGCCAAAACTCTCTCCTTGAAAAACCTCCCTTCGCTCTCCGCCTCCTACAAAGCTCAAAAGCGCTTAATGTTAGCACTGATCATTCCAATTACACTCGCAGCAATTGCTCTAGCATGTTATTACAGAAAGATGAGAAAGACCGAATTGATCGAAGCTTGGGAGATGGAAGTTGTAGGGCCACACAGATTCCCATACAAGGAGCTACACAAAGCTACAAAAGGCTTCAAAGACCAGAACCTCATCGGGTTCGGAGGGTTCGGTCGTGTCTACAAAGGTGTCCTCCCGAAGTCCCACATCGAAGTCGCAGTGAAGCGAGTCTCGCACGAATCAAAACAAGGCATGCAGGAGTTCGTGTCGGAAATCTCAACCATAGGAAGGCTCCGACACAGAAACCTCGTACAGTTACTAGGTTGGTGTCGGAAACAAAACGAGCTATTGTTGGTCTACGATTTCATGCGAAACGGAAGCTTAGACAAATACCTATTCTTCGACCAACCGAGGAGAATACTTAGTTGGGAGCAAAGGTTTAAGATAATAAAAGGTGTGGCTTTAGGGTTAGTTTATTTGCACGAGGAGTGGGAGCAAACGGTGATTCACAGAGACGTGAAAGCGGGGAATGTTTTGTTGGACAACGAGATGAACGGAAGGTTGGGTGATTTTGGTTTGGCCAAGCTTTACGAGCACGGTGCGAACCCTGGCACCACACGTGTGGTGGGAACGCTGGGGTATCTTGCGCCGGAGCTCACACGGACGGGGAAACCAACGACGAGTTCTGATGTTTATGCGTTCGGGGCGTTGGTGTTGGAGGTGGTGTGTGGGAGGAGGCCGATTGAGGTGAAGGCGCAGCCGGAGGAGCTTGTGCTGGTGGAGTGGGTGTGGGAGCGGTGGCGCGTGGGGAACGTGTTGGCGGTGGTGGACCGTAGGTTGGGTGGGGTGTTTGATGAGGTGGAGGCTTTGTTGGTGGTGAAGGTGGGGTTGTTGTGTTCCGCGGAGGCGCCGGAAGAGAGGCCCAGTATGAGGCAGGTGGTGAGGTACATGGAGAGGGAGGTGGCGCCGCCGGAGGTGGGGGATGGGAAGAAAGAAGGTGGCGGGGGAGATGGGGAGTTTAAGGGTTATGTTCATTCGTATTCGACGGCGTCGTTTTTTGACGTGGAGAGTGCATCTGCGTCGTCTCTGTCACTTTCCGGTGGCCGGTAGGTAAGAGGACACTGTCACACAGTTTCAACTTTTATTATTCCAAAGCTTGCactagatttttaattttttttacttaatccttgtaaaaaaaaagaaaagaaaccagactaatttaaaattcaatcaaaattatataaagtgtaaataataattatttttattaattatcaaaCTTGAGTATTATCAAATGATTTAATCTTAATACCGATATATTAATCACTTGATTAAATTTTCACTagattctcttctctttgtcagGCCAagcttaatttttctatttttttatctttaattatattttgggaAATAATTCTTTGACACCATTTAGGTATATACATCATGtgagaaataagaaaatatgagagataattgataaaatagataatataaCATAACAAAAGAGAAATATGAGAGATATGAGAAGTGTTGGTGAGatctttataaattttgagTGTTCAAACAtcacttttatattattttttcctctaaATTAACGTGgaattatttgattttgatttgtaatgtttaattgaatttatttgtgtatttgacCGTAATTGAAGTATTTAATCTCGAATTCAGTTTATATGTAAATTAGATCATGGGTTACGTGTAAATGTACAGTCATTAACAAAATCAACACGAAGAGAAAATGTAAAGAAAGAGagagtaaaaagtgaaaaaaaagagagagagagagagagtaaagTTTCAATTATTGTCGAACTGACACGTGATGACCCCGAACAGATTTAATATATCTGTTGATGATGAAAAAAGAAGGCGTTGGAATAATTTCGTCTGGTAAATGAGAGGGAATTAGTTAAGGTGGAATATCAAACAAAAACACCATACATATTGTATCAAGTGTATATAAAGTATAAACGAGAAAAGGAACAACCTGAATAA
This window harbors:
- the LOC100804136 gene encoding L-type lectin-domain containing receptor kinase S.4 isoform X3, with translation MMAKTKTPVLVLHLCVLTLMATNLGKCQQEEFFFNGFGGGGASNITLNGGAAIEHKGLLRLTNDNQRVIGHAFYPTPIQFKHKNAKVVSFSTAFAFAIIPQYPKLGGHGFAFTISRSTSLKDAYPSQYLGLLNPNDVGNFSNHLFAVEFDTVQDFEFGDINDNHVGINLNNMASNKSVEAAFFSRNNKQNLNLKSGEVTQAWVDYDSLKNNLEVRLSTTSSKPTSPILSYKVDLSPILQDSMYVGFSSSTGLLASSHYILGWSFKTNGDAKTLSLKNLPSLSASYKAQKRLMLALIIPITLAAIALACYYRKMRKTELIEAWEMEVVGPHRFPYKELHKATKGFKDQNLIGFGGFGRVYKGVLPKSHIEVAVKRVSHESKQGMQEFVSEISTIGRLRHRNLVQLLGWCRKQNELLLVYDFMRNGSLDKYLFFDQPRRILSWEQRFKIIKGVALGLVYLHEEWEQTVIHRDVKAGNVLLDNEMNGRLGDFGLAKLYEHGANPGTTRVVGTLGYLAPELTRTGKPTTSSDVYAFGALVLEVVCGRRPIEVKAQPEELVLVEWVWERWRVGNVLAVVDRRLGGVFDEVEALLVVKVGLLCSAEAPEERPSMRQVVRYMEREVAPPEVGDGKKEGGGGDGEFKGYVHSYSTASFFDVESASASSLSLSGGR
- the LOC100804136 gene encoding L-type lectin-domain containing receptor kinase S.4 isoform X2; its protein translation is MMAKTKTPVLVLHLCVLTLMATNLGKCQQEEFFFNGFGGGGASNITLNGGAAIEHKGLLRLTNDNQRVIGHAFYPTPIQFKHKNAKVVSFSTAFAFAIIPQYPKLGGHGFAFTISRSTSLKDAYPSQYLGLLNPNDVGNFSNHLFAVEFDTVQDFEFGDINDNHVGINLNNMASNKSVEAAFFSRNNKQNLNLKSGEVTQAWVDYDSLKNNLEVRLSTTSSKPTSPILSYKVDLSPILQDSMYVGFSSSTGLLASSHYILGWSFKTNGDAKTLSLKNLPSLSASYKAQKRLMLALIIPITLAAIALACYYRKMRKTELIEAWEMEVVGPHRFPYKELHKATKGFKDQNLIGFGGFGRVYKGVLPKSHIEVAVKRVSHESKQGMQEFVSEISTIGRLRHRNLVQLLGWCRKQNELLLVYDFMRNGSLDKYLFFDQPRRILSWEQRFKIIKGVALGLVYLHEEWEQTVIHRDVKAGNVLLDNEMNGRLGDFGLAKLYEHGANPGTTRVVGTLGYLAPELTRTGKPTTSSDVYAFGALVLEVVCGRRPIEVKAQPEELVLVEWVWERWRVGNVLAVVDRRLGGVFDEVEALLVVKVGLLCSAEAPEERPSMRQVVRYMEREVAPPEVGDGKKEGGGGDGEFKGYVHSYSTASFFDVESASASSLSLSGGRERRQDR
- the LOC100804136 gene encoding L-type lectin-domain containing receptor kinase S.4 isoform X1 yields the protein MMAKTKTPVLVLHLCVLTLMATNLGKCQQEEFFFNGFGGGGASNITLNGGAAIEHKGLLRLTNDNQRVIGHAFYPTPIQFKHKNAKVVSFSTAFAFAIIPQYPKLGGHGFAFTISRSTSLKDAYPSQYLGLLNPNDVGNFSNHLFAVEFDTVQDFEFGDINDNHVGINLNNMASNKSVEAAFFSRNNKQNLNLKSGEVTQAWVDYDSLKNNLEVRLSTTSSKPTSPILSYKVDLSPILQDSMYVGFSSSTGLLASSHYILGWSFKTNGDAKTLSLKNLPSLSASYKAQKRLMLALIIPITLAAIALACYYRKMRKTELIEAWEMEVVGPHRFPYKELHKATKGFKDQNLIGFGGFGRVYKGVLPKSHIEVAVKRVSHESKQGMQEFVSEISTIGRLRHRNLVQLLGWCRKQNELLLVYDFMRNGSLDKYLFFDQPRRILSWEQRFKIIKGVALGLVYLHEEWEQTVIHRDVKAGNVLLDNEMNGRLGDFGLAKLYEHGANPGTTRVVGTLGYLAPELTRTGKPTTSSDVYAFGALVLEVVCGRRPIEVKAQPEELVLVEWVWERWRVGNVLAVVDRRLGGVFDEVEALLVVKVGLLCSAEAPEERPSMRQVVRYMEREVAPPEVGDGKKEGGGGDGEFKGYVHSYSTASFFDVESASASSLSLSGGRYQSLYAVKHSRDNLTEYISLNTIEELWIKVESSSMKRMIPQPFPSMMSHLTTSYSQNF